Genomic DNA from Schistosoma haematobium chromosome 1, whole genome shotgun sequence:
AGCCTAACATATCACCACAATAAACAGGTATATGCACAGATATCTCCCAGTCCTCCAGAAGTGCTTCGAATTCGGCCTCGAAGTACATAACATACATACGGATATCGATTACCTTTTGATGAGGTTCAATCTGTAGAGGTGTATCATCGCATAGTAAGGCATCATCATCTGTCTACTCGAAGTCAGAAGTTTTATCTCTAAGTTTGGATCCATGATACCACCACTTTCTCCGTTTAGTAGTACTGCCAAAATGTCATGAGTAGGAACGCTGCAGAGGAGTGGTTGAATTTGACAATCCTCCCCACCCTATTGCTTGAGTGGAACGATTGAGAGAGATGGTTGTATACCCTCACATTGCCTAAGTTGTTTGTATGAAGAGCCTTCGAAATGTGGATAAACTTCCCTTGCACACCCTTCCTCCACAGGTAACATTATTTttcagtcctgtccaacgaattgAATGTTTTCAAAGTGATTTCATACCTTGCAAAATCTGTATGGGCAAGAATCTACGGTTATCGTTGAACTCATGACATGCATGAGTAGACTAGCTTGCTTCCATAAGTTTTAATGAACTTTCAAAACGTCAGTGTTGTTGAAGTTTTTGAGCTgttaaaaaataatgatgagAGGTCTTATGtatcttcatttattaaatatcaaGATCCTTTTACTTTTTAtctcattttaaattattactgTTGTCCTCTTCCTGTCCTGATATTAGTTATCGTTGATTCAACGGTAGACGCATATTAATTCtgtctaaaaataataatactatcaAAAATTCCGACTATAGAGATATATTATTCAAATTGTCTGTAAATAAGAAATATTGCAATCAACTAATTTGTTGTATTAAAGTTGGTCGCAGTAGTTATGACTTGATTGTTTTACAATACTATTATTAAAAGCATCATTATTGATACAAGTTATACGTGTCAATATATGTGTTTCAAGttattaaatgtatattttgcCTGAATTTATTGGTTTTCATTGACCGTTAACTGCACATACATATATCCTAtgaatgaagtgattttgtaCCTGACACTGGATCTCTTTATTTTTAGTATTGTTATATGATGtaatgttttttaaaaattcagaaGTAGATTGCATGTTTCAGTTTCATCATGTGTAGATTTTGATGGATTGTTGACATTTTGAACTCAACTAATAtacaatgaattaattttaaatgtatttaGAAGATCATTCATGATTGTAAAATTTGTGTCGTTATTATTCGTCTTAATCTAGATAATATGTCACTCTAAGAGTTgtctaaaataattaataactcTAGAGTATCGAATATCATTTATGCCAGTGAATTTTGGTTTGGATGTAACTCCAACCGAAATCTCTGAATAAGATATCTGAAGAAATGGAAGTATTTAAAATGAGCTCGTTAACTAGTTAGCTTAATCCAATCCAGGAAATTCTTTCCCAACCAATGATTATTGAGGAATTTCAAGTAATTAATGAATGGACGACGATTTACTAAGGGTACTCTCAACATTTCCGTGCCATTACATAGTATTCTGTCCTTTAAATCCCCTTAATTTAGACGATCATATGATATTACCAACTTCGTGTGAAATAATCGCTTATGCGTCAGAATCTTAAATAAATTAGTGACCGATTGTCAGATTCAATGGTTTATATGGTAAACAACTGCCACTCTAGTTGGCATGATTTGGATATTACTTTAAATGCTTcatctacttataagtagtttagTGTAGGTTAGACGATTTTTTTTTCTCCATATAACATGTAGTTAATTATCTTTTCGTTTTGTTTTAGGAAGCATCTTTAATAGTTGTTCATTTAATCGGTGCAGTGATGACTTTCGGACTGGGCATCGTATTTTCAGCGTTAGTCACCTATTCTACACGTAGACATTTGGAATACAATTTCAGGATATATGTATTCCGTCTGTTTTTAACTATTTGTGGTTTTCTCGCGAATCTGGGAGGTGCGTATGATTTTAAAGTTTTACTATTAGATCgatctttattttcatttatactaTTTCATTGCCTCAGCTAAGTTGCACACAATGAATGGGGGTACATGCGTATACACACGTCcaacataaacattgataggttTTACTTATAACTTTGCTTTACacttattttttcatttagcttagaattattttaaaaaattctgtTGACTATCGATAGCTGTGATTGATTTCTCCAGTTTCCCTCAGACGATAAATTTAGTAAAGTTTTTTATCATCTGATGAGTATACATCTAACTTGTTTCAAAAATCCACTCGGAATCAACTCAATTTTTTTCTTGCATTTCCGAGTATAAACCATTATCAGTTTGcttgtataaatatttgtgacaCAGTCTGACAAAATGAAAGTGTATAATTCTTAGGACAAGAGTTCTCAGTATTTGACAGTTCTGATAGAGtcacttattttatttattcgtaCAGTATCAAAGAAGTGTTACTGTTTGCATTGTATAGATTATTCATTACAACTGTTAactcaaaaaaaaaagaaattcctAGGATCGACTTTCAGTCACCTTGTCTTTTTTTGTAACGAGCCATATTAAATTATGTGTTATTGTTTTTTCATTAATTCTAGTGTTCATTTTTGGGCACTTAGCTGGGGGAATCCATGGTCCATTCCCTAGAAAATGGGATCCATCTGAAGTGGTAGGTTTATTTCGTTGCTAAAACACTTTAAatccatcatatatatatatatatatatatatatatatatatatatatatatatataatttaccttattattattagtatcattTTGGGAGTTTTTTCTGTATGAATAATGATATTAAGCTGCTGTTATTAAGTTATTGTCGTATAATTGTTGATCAACTTATCAGTTTTTaactaatttgttttatttcactcaacaataatgtttatttgttgGGATCTCCTTCATTGTAACACTATTGAATCAAATCATTCTTGCCTACTTTACGTGTATTTAGATCTCCCTCTTTATTTTCCTACTATGTGTATTTTGATTTATGACTGCAAATAGTTTCTTCAGCTATTATGAATGGTTTCATAATGTTATTGTTTATTCAGTTGATCAGATGTAATAATTGTTTACACTTATTGTACACGAAATTACACATTATTCTGTTTATTATCCAATTATTTCCTTTTCTTACAGGTATATTATAGATGTAATTATTATCAAGTTttatttgatttcttttttcATAACTTCTGATCATCTGATGAAAAAATAGCACTTAAGTAATTGACTGTAATCAAtggtaaataaaaaaaactaattgtTGTTATACAATACAGTAATTTATTCTGTATTGCTTAATTTATTGATCCTATATTCAGTTATACCGCACATCTTTATGATTACATTAATCTAGACAATTTATTCATGTCTATTACAACAGAATTTGTCGACTGTATAACTGAGATCCAAATtactaaattattaaattacactGATGTATCTGAAATGATATTTAGTTTGACAGTCGTGATTCTATTTAAACAAAGTATATCTTTGTATAGATTATTGTGTTTTTGAAGTACCCTTACCTACTGTTTTCCGCCTAGTTTTATCGTACTGATCAAAGATGTCTTCGTTGTAAATTTCATTAATACATATCAAATAAGCATGCCCACAGCCTAAAAATGGCAtctttatattgtttgttaacATTTAATTAAGGTATGATTATGTAAGTTTAAGCGACCTGCTTCAATATCTCGGCCACCTGTTCGTGCCACTTAATATTTCAACAAGCatctgtttccttgtttgtCTTAACTGGTCATCATATCAATTAATtgtataacctattcaggtgcgtttgtgaaaagtttacgacctttcgctgtacaagttagaAAAACGTATAATCGGAGACATCGTGATGACTGGccatatgcattgaaaagaataaatattatttagatgtcgacTTCTGAAATGCTAGTATCTAACTGGGGATCgttcaatatttattgtcaatatcgatcaagaaataaaaaaCAGAAACTCACTTAAATACTTCGCGTTGAAAATTCTATAtagtaccaaaaatataatagaataaaactaataatagaTAAATTACAAGATTGCCTATAAGTGGCATTTAGCGGAACTTCGCTTGGGAGTTGCTACACAGCTGAAGAGATTTAGGGAGTCAATAAGCATGGCTTACGCACAGTACTTTGCAGATCATAAAAGATAAAGAAGACAGTCTATGATCAACTTGGATCGCAGAATACACAACAAGATGCAAATACATAACTGAAGACTAAGTATACATATTGCATAAACATTCTTTAATTTAAGGAATATGGATCCTATCCTGCTATCCTTTTCTGAACAACCGTGTTATGATATAAACGGGACTATATTAATACATTACTCTACGTTATATAGCTTTTGCAGTAATTTTAATGTTTCACTTTTTAGAACAATATTGTTTCCgtttagatcctcatcaggctttactcttatatacagtaatatttatatgcatatacgaaattattaaaccaatcaaggtagtttatgagtcaatgataacaatgagaaagattacataatacGTGAAAAGTCAGTATCTGGGATAGTTCAATAACGTAGAAATGTACTTATATCTCATCaatactatattttattttattttatgtagGGTTTCAAATATCATGCATTGAGTAGCTTTTGCGAATGGTTAATGTCCTTCACATTCTCACTGTTTTTCGCTTCTATGATATTTGAACTGAGGAACTATGAGTTGGAGTCGGTTAAAGTAAGCTTTTACTATTGTCGTTATTATCTATAATCGTAACATTTACTTTATGGGGCAATGTCTAATAAGAACAAATATGCAGAACTATCATCACGACACCCACTATCAAATTTTGCAAGGTTGGTCTTACGACTAACGTATTCTCCTGATATAGTGCTCAATTACATTTTCAATAAATGTAAATGATACAGGTGTGATTTCGCAATgattagaaaattgtatttctgacgtttcgtgaatTAATCCTAGTCACTTCTTCAAAGTCgacaaataaaattcattttgttcTAAAATAGTGTAGTGGTCATTTGATAAACTGAAAGTCCACCATGGTTGTTCAGTATACCTAGAAAACCTAGGTATTCTTAACAATACTGAGACTTATaagtaataaaaatttaaagtTCTGGAGAAATAAAAACTGAACCTGTTCATCATATCCTAGGAATggccactattattattatcatcattattgagTTTTCAGTCCATTTGCTTTCATTTAAGCAACCCCAActaattgaataagaaaaataagTCATTTATCTTAGTTAAGATTTAGTGgcccctatatctgactccgaTTTGATCGTATGGATggttgttatcgaaatatacatgccgCCAATTCTCGTTTATTATTATCGAATTAattcgcgttagtgaataacgggattaaaataagtaaaacaCGAGAATagatttcgaatacgtatattgcATACAATCGTTGGTCCAGACAGACGATCAGAGAAacgaaatgacgcgcagtggatAAGGTGAGTGAaccgatatttatagtcaacaCACATGCGATCATAAAAGTCAGGATAAACAAGCGAATTACTGACAGGGAGAAGAAACAGACTGATCTGTCCAGAGGCCAAAATAACCTATGTGGGTTTAACATACTACAAAGATTCTACAGCATTTAACACCCATTGTTTATAATACTTTTGATTTACAATGCCTAGACCAGTGTGCTGGTTATACAATTACTATCATTATAGTTAGATGTAAACATAGACCCAGTATTATTAATTTACACTTTTTTGCCAGTAATTTgtttataattcattattacGATCATTCTATCCAATGCTTACACTACATCAGTTAACTGGCAAAATATGTTTGGATTATGATTTTAAGTTATTGATTTTGATACAAACTTATTAATATTGTGGATGATGATTCCTAACTGTCTAAttaatttccttttttttatatTAGATAAGGCGTATAGTTATTGCGCatgaaaacaatgaacaaaCACCTCTCCTCGCTTAAGCCATCACTTTCTGTTCTTATGTAACTATAACTCAGTGAATAAGAACAAAGTGCTTTAATCCATTTCATTAGgattacaatttttatttaacttaataCACGATGTAATCTATTTCTTAATgttgattttgtaattttttctaCTTTCATCGAAAGAACGAATTTAATTCGGAAAAATATTAAGCCTTCTGTGTTTTGTTAggcaaaaaagaaaataaaacaaccaCTGACACGTCAGAATCTAATTGCACTTTGGAAATTCCTCTTCCGATTTAGCGATAACTTGACTTCTAGGTCAATTACATGTTTTAGTAATCAGTCTTGAAGCTCACAGTTTGTATAGACCAGTAATACTACCCAGCAATCCGAACCGAAATTTTTGACCTTTCTGTGAACCTGAGACCAAATGGCTAAAAGATTTGTTGTGACATTTACTTATTAAATCACACTCGTGATTTGATTTTCAAGTTTCGTGAATTCATCTCCCATACATCAATAAACCTACAATACAGTGTTTTTTACATTTTGAGTAATGAGAAATCCAAACACAAAACGTTTGGATTAAAGCCGTGTATTTGAACATGTACATAATTACTACATCATGATTAACATGTGTAACAGTGATATCAGGTAGAACATTGAAATACACTATCCTACATGAGTATTTATTTGGTAATTATTAGACGTTAACTTTGTAATAGCAGTAGACCGAAATACATgaagatttttttttaatatcttcAAATTCACAAATAATAGCATCATTTCACTTTTAAATGTATTCACAAGTATACAGTGTCATAAACTAGTCTACTAAATGTGTCATCTATTCTCGGAACGATCtttattttaacttttttaCATCATAATATCActacaaaacaacaacaaacttgataaaattaatttttcttttacttCCATCATGAAATTATAATGAGACAGTTACAGTTTATATGATGATTTCATGAACAAACAATAACCAAATctgtaataaattatttcagttaaaacaaaatgacaaGTATACACGAtttcttttaattaaaaaaaggatTAGTTAACTATGCAAATATAATTTCATAAAAAGTTGGTTATAAATGATCTTCTACTTCAATAAAGAAATCTTAAATATGAAAAAGAACAGTGGACAGATAAGAGATGTGATTCGAAATTCATCTATTTAAAAGTAGCTTAAATCTAGAAAAAGAAATTCTAGGAAAGCATattgtcatcattattattaccataatTATCATCACTTATTATACTCCATCGATGAACAATCTATAAAGatgaataaaaaacaaatttCAATACTACTGACACGTAAATTATATACCACACAAGCACTATTATAATAGCTAACTGATACAATCtagttaattataatttatcCAACTTTATAATAGAATAACGGTTTGATAATCGAATTCAAATAATCTAATCAAAGTTTCATTTCGAAGgtcttctttttttgttttcaaaaaaagCTTTCATATGgttttttaatacattaagtCTTTTTTTCTCTGTCACTTGTAGTTATTTCAAACAACAAGACACTGGTTGGTTAAAACTTTTTTAGGAAAGTCAACTGAGTTCCAAGATGAAAAAAGTTCGCTTGTGTTAAAATGGATGTCTAATATATTTTGTATCGACTCAATTAGGAAATTATCTTAAATGATTGTACTTTAAACTATAAATCCTTGTGCAATAAGCTTGTAATCGACACTTCATGGAAGCGGAGACTTTAACtaatctttttctttaaaatactgaataaattttttaCACATCCACTAGTGCAATTCAATATGCTGAAACAGTAATAAACTGCGTAGCTGTTTATCATTCAATTTTTGTGAGTCGAATAATTTGCCGCAATCTGTCCATGAAATAAAATCACTATCAATTGTTTGCTGTATCTATGGTCTGAATTTTCTTAGACCTTTAAGTATATCCCATCCTACTAGTGAACTTATAGGAACATTAAGAGTTTGATCGCTATCGACACGATTCCACTCGTTAAACCTCCCtaactgaaaatattttacaCCTAGAGCGTCCCTGgtacttactcacttacgcctgttactcccaatggagcataggccgccgaccagcattctccaagcCAGTcagctgttacgggtatgagggctgatgtcacttcccggctgcccacaccgtggaagggtatttcttgaggaacctgaaaaggaaattggattagtgttggccttaacgacctgggagcgtgaccgcagagcccaggggacaactgcttgaggccggtcgcgcacggcctttttgtggaaggtttttgacgtgttagctccgttttTCAAAGGgtcttaccgccggagacggaaatccgtgaggtaaggtgaggtgtgacatttttagggtcgaccttttctaaccccacccctctttgtgggaaggcagcatcgctgcagatgctggttgtccgagggaaacaccttacttctgtcacacctctctacagtcagcattatgacttcgccctcagaccttgagttgctgcttttagtcttaccgttctccaatcgacctgcccggcatggtagaacctacaggaacatatgttccagccaatatagctcggttgggtcatcacgataggcaagcccgaccaccgcgtcaaggtagcagcttcggtcgggattctcccaacccactctgtcctgggccttcttttctagttccacccaattcttgttcatttttctcatgtctatttccacttctcggcgtaatgtgttctttggtcttcctcttttcctttggccttgaggattccatgtgagggcttgtcttgtgatgcagttgggtgctttcctcaatgtgtgtcctatccacttccagcgcttcttcctgatttc
This window encodes:
- the DRAM2_2 gene encoding DNA damage-regulated autophagy modulator protein 2 (EggNog:ENOG410V835~COG:S), whose translation is MASFAVHYFVIGLILAIVGTFSISYLISTSEQHASIIFPYISDTGALPPESCVFGQLLNICSFLSFVCIYCWYLHERNVIYALEGPNSHIVFARITCIVGCLSALGMSIVANFQEASLIVVHLIGAVMTFGLGIVFSALVTYSTRRHLEYNFRIYVFRLFLTICGFLANLGVFIFGHLAGGIHGPFPRKWDPSEVGFKYHALSSFCEWLMSFTFSLFFASMIFELRNYELESVKIRRIVIAHENNEQTPLLA